gattattttttgttcagtTTCTTTCAACTTTTGGCCCTCTCAGCGCGCCGTTTGGCAATCGCTTGTCTGGGGCCTCAGATGCAATTTTCGGCTGCCATATAATGGACAACAATTTTATTGACATTATTTTAATTAGCAGTTTCAGTTCgagttttgtgtttgttcgtataatttctgtttctgtttcactTTCAGCGAGctccagtttcagttttcagttttcagttttcggtTTGCCATTGTTTTGCATCTCGTTCAAATCCAAAGTCACTAATTGAGGTTAATGGGGCTTCTTGAAATCGTTTCAGCTTCCCAGATACacatttttcccatttttcaGCCCACCTCTATTATGATTATGGAGAGGAGTATGAGTCGAAACTATAAATTGCCCCGCTTAGACTTTGATACATACGTTCGCACATCTAGCATTTGgtattgcttttgtttttatttcacttCCCATTTATGGCTTATATAATAATTCAGATTTGATTGTTCGGTTTCTATGTCTCTAAAGTGCCACTTGCCAGCGGATTGTACTTGAGTTGGAGTCGGGAGTGGTATGGGATTAGGTGAGATTCGTTTTTCTACATATTGGAGCTGAGTGATTGGACTTTGGGCTGTCTGTTCGGAAGATGGCAATCGTTTGAGGgtattgatgaataaattagGGAGTAGAAAAGGTTTTTACTTACTGCCAAGAGAAAGACCAAGCACATCGTACAGTGCCTCGGAGCACGAACCGTTCTTACTTGTGGACCTTGTATTCTACAGAGCTATAGGGCATCTTAACTGCATCGAGACATTGAAGAATACTCGTAATCAGTACCCAAAGAATATCGTTGTACTTACGACTATGTCTCTGCGATGTCACGTCCAATCGGATAAGCCCCATCGAGCGCAAAAATGAGGTACACTTATTATTGAGGAGGCCGAAATGGTATTTCCAAAATATTAATTGTAGCTGATGTTAAATTCGCAGACCTCCCGCACCAGTCGATTGATCTGCGCGGTGAGGGCGCTGTGCTCGATGGCGGTCTCCGCGGTGGCTGGCTCCCGGTTGAGAGCTATCTTCCTGTCGACGGCAGATACGAACTCGAAAAGGAGGCTCGAATAAACGGCATTGCGCTGATGGAAGGCCACAACATTTATTCCGGCACGATCTGCTTCTACAGCATTTCGCTCCACAGCGGCTCTGACTTGTAACAGGGCCACATCCAACGCTTGATCATCACTGGACAATTCATTGTCCTCTTGGATTGGTTCTGCGTTCAGGTTATTGTCCTGGTTCTGCTCCTGGTTCTGCTCCTCCTGGCACCAGACGAATGGCACATCGTCGCGTATAAATGGTGGCATTTCTCTCGGCGCGTTTATATTCCCTAGTAAACTTAATTCTAAATTTAATATCGACACAGCAGTAcgaaaaacttgaaattttaaacaaattattgaAAAACAAGACGTGTACTCGGCACATGAACAAAATTTACAATGACAAAAACTCTGTTGGAAGTTCAGGGGAAATTACTGAAAGCTGAGTTCGGCAAAGCATGGCCTGCCAAGTGCCACTATTTACAGAATTCCCAGTAACTTTTTTGAAAGTAGTCCTATCAATCAAGACTAGGCATCGAAACGATGTTGCTAAGAATAAGCCAAGAATTACCTTTCAAAAATCTTCCGCTTCCCTCtagaaccaaaaaaatacttcAACACTTGAGGCTAACTATAGGTCCAAAGATTTTTGGCGTTTTAACATTTATGTTAAGCGTCTTCCTTCTACAGCAATCCATAGTTTGTTGTTATTGCGATTAAAAATCTTCCCTTCATACACCCATTGACGATCCAAATGGTCCATTTTGTCCAACTTCCACATCCTTCAATCGCCACTTCTTGACCATTTTCGGAACCCCTCTGCCCCACACATATACGCATACGTATACAGCTATAGGGAATACTTGTGCGATCGACGCTAACACTCATCGCGCGTCATGCTGCATCACCCCTCGGTCGAATTGGTTTCGTAATTCCATTTAAGTCATCAACTTCCTGGACTATTTCGCTAAAGAGATctttctttatatatgtatgtggcaGATGTCATCAGAGGAATGTTTCAATCCCTCCCTCTTTCCGTACGAATTCCCACGAATGTTTTGCCAAGAAATAAACCGCACTAAAAAAGTAagaaaatcattaaaaaaatatttgcaagCGTCCCAGACACACCATTTCATTGCACACGAAACCCAACCACGCTCAAAGGCCGATTTCAAGGAGCATCattaatttgcattaattCCAAATCAAGGAATGTGAGCGAGGCCCTGTCTTTGGGGTCTCTCTTCGAATCGAATTACATGAATCGAGCATATGTGAAAGCAGGAGGAAAAAGTGGAAATGAAAGTGGAAAGGAGAGCACGTCCTGCCTAATGACATTTTTGAGgttgacagcagcagcagcagccgaaaaaGGGTTTCCTCCGAGTCGCATATgacatttgtttatttgcatcATTTACCTTCGTCTGTTTGGCTGTCCCAAAGACCCAAGCTCCTTCGTAGAACCGTAGCCATGGCCCACAGTTCCTTGATTTGCGAAAGCAAAGACGCTGCTAAGTAGGCTATGGCGCACAAGTAAAGGATTATTAATGATGCCGCTGACAAGTGAAGTGAAGCCAAAGTCAGGAGAGACAAGAGGCGGCCCACCAGAAAACCGCACAACTGCCAGTCGTCCTGGGCCTGTCCTGCATTTCCCGTACGAGTATGTGATTTATTGGCATTTTCAGGCATTTAGCCGGCGAAAACTCTGCTCTTGAGAGGGACaggaacagggacagggacattagcataaaaaccaaagtcatttcatttcaagccgcacacacacacacacacacaaacaatttGTAATATTGATTAATGGACGAAACAACAAGTGCGTGAGCCAATCAATGCGTAGGTGACCCCGATTCCCCCTGACTCTCCTAACTCCGTCAGCTCCAATTCCCATCCAAATACATTTCATATATCCCTTCTTAGCCTGTGGGAACTCTCTGGCGAACAATGGCCCATCgccaaatgcattttattattgTATCTCATTCGGTTTGTTGCCCCAAATTTGCATAACCATACACGGGGCACCGCGTCGTGAGAAGCGGCATGTCCTTGAGTTCTGTTTcgtgcaacacacacacgtacgcacgcacacacgcaggCGATATCCCATTATGCAGGAGCAGGCAACGTCTGTCCTTCTATAAGTATAGCTCTCTTCATGGGGACGGGGATGGCGGAGGAGGAGACCAGGGAGGTAGGTAAATCAGGCTAGATACACGCACCGATACCCGGGCAACAAGTGCGTGGAAATAGGCTCCGTATGAGCGCCTCATTCGGTGGATACTCTGAAGTTTTTTGTATTGCTAGAGGAGGTTAGTGGAAGGAGGTACTTCGACGTATTTTATTCTGCTGAAACTTCTATAATATGAAATGCAAGTCGTGGAATGGGATATCGATTCCTCGATTCCTGGTGTGACATAATAATTATAGAAAGTTCATTACTCTCTCTAAAATATATGGTTTTTTAACGAGAACGTTGTTGGAGTAGATCTGACAAACATTCATCTAGGATTTGGATCATCGAAAGATGTTCCTGAGGTACTAAGAGGTCTCAAAACCACTCCGTCAATCTTCAGAGTTGTGAAAATCCTTAGTAGAGtacattttggttttttgaataataattatagATTCTGGGAGACTTCGAAATTCGGTTTTCGCCATAGGAAAGTGAGGACAGACGAATgaatatactcgtagatgGGATTTGGAAGGTGAAATGACTTCCATTTTCTGTGAATATCTTATGGAAAACCAAAACGCAGCGCAACAGGCTGTCGGGATTATCGATAGCATCTGTTTTATCTCCAAACATTCATTAATTTCGATCAACCAGGCCAAACAACCTTTTTAGAGCACAGCTAAACGCTTCTACCCACTTAAGATTGATCTTATTATGGGCATCAGGCCCTTGTATAATCCCCAGATACCCCGCTCATACCCTACCACAGAGAGGGAGTGTTAGAGTGTGGTGGAGAGAGGGTGGTAAGGAGGGTAAGTGGTGGTGCGAGTGGCAGAGGGGGGCgcaaaaaccaacaacgaCAGCGGCAACATGCTCATTATTAACTACTAAATAACATTGGccaacaggcagcaggcaagCAGGCGGcatgcagcaggcggcaggcggcagtgAGATGCGGCATATGTAAACTTGCCTTTTGCACATTTGTATCTCATAGATACACGAGTACGCAGGCCAAATGCAGCGCACACAGTTTGCACTTCGCCTCCATCCGCCGTTCGCCGTTCTTCGTTCGTTGTTCGTTGTTCGCATAACGGTGCATTTTGCTATGCGGCCCGCGAAAACGGTTGTGCCCCAACAATGGCAaatagcagcaacaacaaccagcagAGGGGCAACAACCACAGGCGACGACCTTTTCAAGCCTTGGCGTCTGGTTTTTATCAGCGCTTGGCAAATCTGCAACACCCCCTCAGCCCTGCCACAGtcgcctccccccccccccctatcGCCACACACCCCTTAGACCCATTGCACTTGCCgttggaaattaattttcgtGCAACTgtcggagtcgcagtcggaatcgtagtcggagtcggagtcggagtctaGAACAATAGACAAACATTTGCGACCACAAGAGCTTACGTGAACCCCCGGTTTTATTGGTGGGCGGGGGGTAGGGGAGGAAGGTTACTTGTAGATACACTCAATAAAACTGAATGGCAAAAAATTCACACACGTTGCCACAGAGAGTGCGCGTGCCTGTTGTGCCTTGCCACTCGAGAGTTGGTGTTCTGGGTccgggattgggattgggagcGGAACTACGAAAGCCATCGACAGCTGATCTTGATCTGTGCCGGGATCTGGATCTGGgctgggaatgggagtgggaatgggaatgcgaaTGATTATGGATGGCAGAGCGGAGATGGACGTGGAAGTAGAGCAGCCATAAAACTTGGGCTGGGAGGATCAGCAGATATGATAGGAGACTTGATATGATGCGAGATGAAGGTTCAGATAACATGGAAATAAGCTAAAGATAATCTGAAAAGGCAGAACCATCCATAGTACTTTTTACACATGTTTTTGAGATACAAACGGAACAGCTTTAGATGTTTGGGAGTTTCTTTgaaagccacaaaaagtgGCTCTCAGAAGTGAGAGAATCAGGGGAAGGTGGAGATAGGAAGGTATATACATGCCTATATAAAGATGGAGTTAAGAGTGGAACCGATTCAGATATCATCTTCAGATATAGTTCAGGGATCTCTTAGAACGATCAATGACACAGCTACAGAAATCAAAGCTAATTTCGAAATCAGAAAGAAATCATTTGTATCCCTTAGACCAACTCTAATTACGAAAAAAACCCCTCGAATATTAAACGAACCATTCATGTACACCAAAAGTCACTGACGAAACCCAGATTTATTCGCATGCAATCCCCTTTCGAATTTATTGCGCCACATATTGGGAAAATCATATCACTTTCAGACAATGACAATGCCCCGCGAAACAACTGTTAAACGATGCAAAGTTGATCTCATTACAAGCCaaatgccgctgccgctgtcgctgccgttCGCTGGGAGAAGGGTTACTTTCACTTTCACCCTTTCGATTAGGATTCGGGGGAAATTTGCAGCACTGTTTTGCCAACTTTCCATTCTTTGGCCTGGCAAATTTtggcacacacagaaaagGTTTAAGCGAATCGATAGGGATTCGGTTATGGATGCGAACTCGTATCAATTACCACAAAATGCCACTCGAAATTGTCGCAAATCGCACAAAGGCGAACAATCAATTTGATTTTGGCAAATTTGCCAAATACCGAAATCCCTTTTGGCCTTCACCTAAAAAACACCGCTCGAACCCTCCCTTGGTTGATGATGAGGAAGCGTTGATCGTGCAGCCTGCTCCTTGGACGATTTGCATAATCATAATCTTGAAGGTTGAGCGACTCCTTTCGGGGGTTGATGCTGATGCGATCTTGAAACCTTTTCCTCCGGAGTTGTGTGGATTTTATGTTGATTTCAATACACTTCCGTGTGGTGCGGTTCGATGCGGATCATTTGCATATCAATGCCAGTCAGCggatattatttattttcattatttttctcGTTCATGATCGAAAATGGAAACGAGAACCGAGAACATTTTGCCAGCCTCCTCTCGTGTCTCCTCTAATGGGTGCAGATGTGACGACGATGCCTTCGGCCAACGCATTTTTTCTCATAATTATAAATGCAGTCGTCTTTCTTCCTTCCGAGGAGCGAACCTCCGTCCAAGTCACTGGCTGCGGCTCAATGTTTCAATAACTCACTGACAGGCCGCCTCGAACGCCTCTAGATGGAAGCTGGATATGAAAATATGgagttctggttctggttctgggccACGGCTCTCATCATTTACATAACCGAAATTCCTATTGATTGATCCTTTGCTTCCTtcctgtcgctgtctctctctcagacTGTGTGTTGGAGTTTGTTTCATATGTTAATTGTACCAGCAGCTGATATTCAAGTTCATTTCGTAGCCCAAACAAAGGCCAAAAGGTCGCTGGGAATCAATGCCACTTGATGGTTACACAAAGTAACTAAAAATATGTGTGAAATATTCTGGTTCTAGAGAGGCTTTCGAGCAAAACTTCAAGATATATGGTTCGAAATGTGGTGCAGGGGACTTTCAGTTGAATTGGATGTTTATTTGCAGAAGATAAAAAGggggtttctgtttcttttgaAGCAAATTTCTGAATTTTCTCAATCAAACTGAAGGGCAAAGAGCCCGTAATAACGTGTAAGAAAACTTCACTATAGAAACTTCAGAGCTTGGTTTCTAGAGATCCAGAGATCTCTAAAATAATATCTGGATAAGTCGACTGTTGAATTGTGTTTTTCCAGGTACTTTTGTACCAAAGTTAAGGCTAATTAGTTGAGTTCAGTTAGCGACAATCCCGAGTGGACTCCCCCAAGTCGTGAAAACTTTTTTTGAGGGCGAAAAACCCGCCACCAAGCAACTCATTTGACTTGGCCACCACACTTGACCCTCACACGAACATCTCTATAGTATGTGTATGTCTGTATATTCGTGGAACTATACACACCTATGCCCTATGCCTATATAAAATGCTAATTTATAGCCAAAACCGATCTATTAACTTGAATGTCAAAATAAATGCGACTAAGCAACCCCCGAGAGCGGGGACACAGCTCAGTGGACACAGAGCGAGGGCCAGTCGTGGGGACTGGTCGTGGGTCGCGGGTCGTGGGTCGTGGGCCGCGGCTCCGGGACTCGATATGCCACCATTGGGTGTCATTTGATTAGCATAATGCAACTATAAATGTGCCATAGCTTACTGTTTTACCAATACGTATACCCACCCATACATAGTATAATATACCCCATAGGTATAGAGCTATAGCTATAGCTTCGGGGACCGACTCGTTCGAGGCGACCTATCaggcctcgcctcgcctcagTTGGCATTCATTCCACTCGCGAggtggggctggtgctggtgctggtactGGTGTGGCTGTCCACCTTGATATATACATTTAGTTGTGTTAATGTTGACGTTTGGCTATTTGTTTCGGCTGGCCACTGGACGAACGACCGATGGCCAGgtggaaaaatggaaattcgaaatggaaatggaaatatggCCGCTTGAATGTGAGAGAGAAAAGtataatttgaatatttattacaTTATTACCGACTTAACATATGCCTGCCCAGCCCCCGAGGGGGTGGATTTTCATTACGTGACATAGggcccccaaccccaaccccaactccaactccaaagCCAACtcaactccaactccaggtGCCAGTTCCACTTCCCCTTCGACTTCCATTGAGAGCCGTGTGTAATTAAGGGAAAAAGTGGAAACAAGTCGAGAGGCCTATTCTCCTTTGGCATCTCCtactgcctctccctctcttatCTCTCagtcatctctctctctccatcttttgctcttctttttctcttgTCATCAGCTTATTTGCTTTGTGCTTCTTCTAGGTAAAATTTATCGCTCtcctccctttctctctctgcgtCTGTGTCTCTTTTGGCGTACGTGATCACCCATATAGgtgtaataatttttattaagtTCAGTTCCCTCCCGattcccccgtcccccgtcccccttccacatacatacatacaatatatctCTTATGACTTATGCGTGCGCTGCATTCGGACAGATCTCATGATCACATCCCGAGACCAACGATGGGAATCTTTACGCAGAACTCGACTGATGCCCATCCAGACAGGCGGAGGCGATCCACGCGATCCCCTtcaactccactccacagaAAAGCTTTTGCCATCGGGGGCACGTGTCGCTATTCCCTCAGTCCTCGGAATCATCATCGGGTTGGCTATCGATTCTTCGGGGCCTCCATTCGGGGTTAACGATTGTCATTATGGCAGATCGACGTGCGATAATAAAGACAAGCAACAATGCTGGTTTTTTTCGAtaaatatgtttattttttgttttttcggaGGATGGGGTAACTACTTTAATGGATttttattatacaaaaaagaaaaagtatTCAAAATAAACTTTATGTGGTCTAGAAATTTAAACCTACATTTAGCGATTCCAACTTTTTTTTCAATGGATTAGTATAATGggatataaaaataatcaatgagagttttaattttttttttttatcacttatataaaaaaattttctGGTATAACGATCACATTGAGGTCTGAAAAACAGTATATTTATAGATTAAATGGATTTTCGGAACACGTTAGATTCTCTGGCATATTTAAAACTTGTTTTCTTTGAATGAAACAAGCGTCAATCACCTAATCGATTTGCTCATTGTATTAACATTATAAGTCACATTTTTATCAAACGTAAAACTATACAACTTTCGAATATTCTTGAAGATCTCTTATTCAATAAATCTAAGCAAATGAACTCCATTCAAAAATGATTCCCGATCCCTAAATAGCAAAACCAAACCCCAAAAAGACAGCAAAAGGTGAGCCCAACCCCTGGAAAGCCCATTAGGTCTTTGGTATGCCCCGACATGAGTCTCGTAGATGGTGGACATGCCCAAACGCACCGCTATACTTAACCCCATTTAACACCATTCGGGCCACCCCCAAACGCAGtactttggctgtggctgttatcacctttcaataataaaatgcaCATGACCAATTGGTGGTAAAAGTCAAgtagagtcgagtcgagtcgagtccaCGGCGCAGGTAAACAAGAGCTAGGAAAAATGACTTCAATTAACCATTCGACTGACCAGTGACTAACCATTTTTTGGTTAGTCAGGCCACAGGCAGACGGGGGGTGTTCTAGCAGGGGGTGGTGTTGCTGCTCGAAACAGGACACGGCATTgggacacgcacacacgtaGACTGGGCGGACAGAGGACCAAGGGTTGAAGGGTTGACAGGTCTCCTGTGAAATGTTGGCAGGCGGCGCGAAAGGCAAAAGGCGACCCAAATGATCGAACTGCGGGCGCCACCTACAGGCCAACTTAGGGGACACTAAATGGGTCTTACCTCGGTATAAATCTACCCTCTACCACCCCCTACCACCACCCTGGGAGCCCCGCCTCCCATGTGTATGCTTGGGCCAACCAACGGCTTATCGATTcgcataaattaattttcatttaaaacgAATACGAATAAAGTCAACGAAGGCATTGTGGcactcttttcttttttttttgttgccgtgctgttgctgttgttccttGTCCTACAAAAGATCAGTGGCGTAGTCCCAAGAGGGATCTAGAGAGCGGCTCTTAACAATCTTGGGAACACTTTTAGGGCCGATCTGGGTCACCAATTCCTGCAATAGTTAGCCTTGGAGACCCATTGGTGACCCCCTCCTTTGTAATCCTTGTTAATGGTGTGTATATTTATGCCCCACACACATGGGATTGCTCGGTTGTATTGCGCCTGCATATAGAGCCAATAGATGACGAAAGTCGATGTGGCCCCGCCACACACATTGCATGCGAGAACTCATTCGTTGCCATTTGGGCTGAAGAGGGCCGAATTTCGGCGACGGCAAACGGGCACAGTGGAGtcgtttttggtatttttggaCATATCGAGGGATACTCTTAAGAATATTACGTATTTATTGGAATTGTTTAGCTATAGGTATGTTTTGCGAGCGTCGTAATCGGTATAATGGGTTTGTTGCTACATTTATAGGATCAGTTCAATATGCGATTTTTATCCATaatcgatatacatatacatcaTTCATTGATCTCCTTGCCCTGACGTATTTATTGATACATTTCCACGCAAACTTAGCATCAAGCAGTACAATAATCTCTTCTGGATTTGCTTTTACTTCAGCGGCACTCAAAAACCGATCCTTTCCATTTCTGGACCCGTGAAGCGCATACAATTCATATGCAAAGCAACTTCCACACGGGTGCCAccttcatataaatatatattgtgtgtggtggtatatgtacatatacatataaactTGGCTAAAAGGACTCGAGGGAGATATTAATCTAGTTCTTTTTTTCGTTGGCTCGTTCGGTCCGCATCAGCAaacaggcaaaggcaaaggcaaagggaaatgccagagtcagagtcagagtcaaaGCCAGGCGTTTCATATCGTTTGgtatcgtttcgtttcgtttcgttcatTATTATTACCAACTATTCGCGGTTGTTGCTGGTGGCTTTAACCTGATACCCGAAACCGAAAACTGAACGGAAcctgcacacacacccagaaaCATATTTGTAGAATACGTCCATGCATGTGCCAGAGGACGTCGTCATTTTCACAAGTTTTCAGCTGCTTTTCATTTCACATGTTCGTCGCTCGTTTTGCTCCATTTTGGTCGGAGctcttaatttttattgttaacATGCAATTcatttattaataatattcGTATTCATACGTCGGTGCATGTGATGAAGACCCCACCCCGCCCTGTCCGTTCACCGCGTTCTGCTAAGGTCAGGGGACCAAGGGTCCTTAAATGTCAAAGAGCCAATCTTGATATGTACTGGAATACTTGCTTGCTAATGAAAATGATGGCTTCTTCAAGAAAATATGTCTATACACACGATGTTGGTACCATCCAAAGGACCAAATGGATTGCAGTCCTATCTGGGAATTAACCTTGAAATCTGTTTTTCTCATCTTAAAAAAGAGCAACGTTTGAATTATCCTACACTTTCTTGCCTATCTTAGAGCTTTGCTAGGGATGTAATCTTAAAGTTCTTGAGGAATGATGGGCTATAAAAAAGAACTTTGAGATTGTATTAACATCCTTTTGGTGTTATTTTCTATCCGAGAAATGTTTCCTGCTTTTTCCCACAGCATTTCCTTACTCAGAAATGCCAGCGAATCGACGTAACCATCGTATTTTGGGCACAAATGAAAACCAAACTCGAAACAGTTCAAAATACTAAATgctgaccaaaaaaaaaaccgccaTATTGTGTGCCATATTAACATTTGGAGACCACCATCCATCTCGCTCACTcttgtgtggctgtgtgtgtgaacCGAAATCATATTTTGTAATAAAGTTGTACACAGGTTTAATTAACTTCACACGGTTGTACGTATAGTAGTACTATATGCAATGGACAGACCCCCGCTCTACGTGCCCACAGCCGATCTCTGGCTGAACGGTGCTTTCTGTCTATAGTGCCATCTCTCTTTTGCCGGACAAGCGGTGAGAGAAGGACAGAGAGCGAATCAGTAGACAGAGATGGAAGaagcgaaagagagcgagagagattcATATTTTAACGAGTTTAATTTGAAAAACCTTTAAAAGGTAATTAACGTATATTTTTGGCAGTTTTATGACaatcttttgttgctgcttctgctgctgatgttgttgctcAAGTAAGACACAcacgcagatacagatagctttacagatacagatacaaattatAACCAGATACGGGATTCATATTTGTTTTACTTAGGATGGGGCTGACTGGCGGAGTGTTGGAGTGTTGGAGTGTTGGCCAAGTGCGGAGAGTGTTCAAAAAATTACTTAATTGCTGCCATAAACTGGTGACTTTTTTTCCCAACTCTTATTTGCTTTATTGTCATGACTGGCCCACAGTGAGTGCCGGCAGTAAGCTGACCGCTCGACCAACTCCCCAAAACTTTGAGACAG
The sequence above is a segment of the Drosophila pseudoobscura strain MV-25-SWS-2005 chromosome X, UCI_Dpse_MV25, whole genome shotgun sequence genome. Coding sequences within it:
- the LOC6901775 gene encoding uncharacterized protein — its product is MPPFIRDDVPFVWCQEEQNQEQNQDNNLNAEPIQEDNELSSDDQALDVALLQVRAAVERNAVEADRAGINVVAFHQRNAVYSSLLFEFVSAVDRKIALNREPATAETAIEHSALTAQINRLVREVCEFNISYN